The DNA sequence GAAAGAAGACAACTTCTTTGCATATGAAGATGACGAGGATGATATTGGGGAGTCTACTGCAATGTTTTCATCTGCCGACATTGACAACATGCTATCAGAGAAGGATAAAGACAATGATGGCCAAAAGGATTCATTAAGAGCTGTCGTACAGGGGCATTTTAGAGCCCTTGTGTTGCAGCTTTTGCTTGGGGAGGGGATACAGGTGAGTAAAGAAAACAATGAAGACAATTGGCTAGATGTAGTTACAGAAATATCATGGCAAGCTGCAAACTTTGTGAGACCAGATACTAGCAGAGGAGGTAGTATGGATCCTGTCGATTACGTAAAAGTTAAGTGTATAGCATCCGGAAATCCCAGTGAAAGGTATACATTCATCTTCTCTTTTTGTTATTTCCTTTAATTTCCAGTTCTATATATCCCTTCTTGTACTAGTCTATACAGTAAACCGTGAAGAGTTTAATGCtacatttgtaatatttttcatatgcatgcAGCAAATTCATTAAAGGAGTAGTTtgcacaaaaaatataaaacacaaaCGCATGATTTCACAGTACAGAAACACTAGATTACTCATTTTGGATGGAGCACTCGAGTACCAAAGAGTTCCTAATCAGCTGGCATCTTTTGATACGCTACTACAACAGGTTTGTTTTTAGAAATCTGGTCTATTTGGTAAAATTGTGTGAAAGCATGAGCTTATGACCTTTACTTATCTCAATAGGAAATTGATTATCTGAAGATGATCGTTTCAAGGATAGAGGCTCATCATCCAAATGTGTTACTGGTTGAGAAAGGTGTATCTTCATATGCCCAAGAGTATCTGTTGGCGAAGGAGATCTCCTTGGTGTTGAATGTTAAAAAGCCTTTACTACAGAGAATAGCTAGGTGCACTGGTGCTTCTATAACTCCTATTGATAAGTTGTCTGTAGCTCGTTTAGGGCATTGTGAACTCTTTCGCATAGAAAAAGTATCTGAAAACCTTGAACAAGTGAATCAGCACCAGAGAAAGCCATCTAAGACCTTAATGTTCTTTGAAGGATGTCCACGGCGGTTAGGTTGCACGGTAAAGTTTTCCATCTATGCAAATTCATTTTAAActtgaatatttattatatattttaagaaatgATGGGAACTGCAATCACTTTATGAGCTTTAGGCATAGACAttgtttttctttattaatCAGTTCATAAGAATATGTAAATAGTTATTCAGCACTGTGTCGTAATAGCTATCTGGTACAGTGTCCCTGACAGCAAGCTGTACAAAATTTTCACCTAATTAATTTTCCTTGAGCTAAAATCTCTTAGAAGTACAAAATCTGATAACAAAATGTGTGCATACTTGAATCTCGTTTAACAGCTAccattaaaagtatttgttatGTAGATGTGAAATGCTTCATATTTAAACCCTTTTTTGCATCCTAAATAATGTTTGGTTCAAAGTTTACATGTAGTCTCTATGTTGCTTACTATTTTTAGCTTCTAAAACAATTTCCCCTTTTAATTGatcattattttttgatttaattaggTCCTGCTGAAGGGTTCTTGTCGTGAAGAACTAAAGAAAGTTAAACATGTTGTTCAGTATGCTGTTTTTGCAGCTTATCATTTGTCCCTTGAAACTTCATTCCTTGCAGATGAGGGTGCTAGCTTACCTAAACCGACCTTGGGATCCTCAATATCACTACTAGAAAGGACAAGTGTCGATAGTACTATTTCTGTTATTCCTACTTCCGTTGTTCCCACCTCCTACTCAGAAGTTGCTAATATCACAAGTTTTAATGACGAGTCTACAGGCCTCAATCTAGAACTCGAGGAAAGCGAGTCAGTACTTGAGCCTCTTAATCCTCAGTTCATCTCTTCTCCCAACTCTGTGGAATACAGACTCGGGTCCTCAGATGTCATAGACGATCACTTAACAGCTACAGCAGCCTTGGAAGAATACAGGCCAGGTGTAGTTGACAATTACGAAAGAAGAAATCTTGACGAGGAGAATACCCAGATGACCTCAGGCCATATGCAACTACAGGATCTCTACTGTCAGAAAAAGCTTGACGAGGTGCTTGCTATTGATGCCTCCAGTGAATACCATTCAGCAGGTGATAGTCACCAGAGCATACTGGTATCCTTTTCAAGTCGTTGTGTGCTTAATGGAACTGTCTGTGAGCGTTCTCGACTCCTGCGCATTAAATTTTATGGTTGTTTTGATAAACCACTTGGCAGGTATCTTCAAGATGATCTATTTGATCAGGTAACTGTTCTGTGTTTATCTGTACTATAATTGTTTGTCGCAAATTCATATGGCATGGGATTATTGAACTGCTTCACTTTTAATGCTAGACATCCTGCTGTAAATCATGCAAAGAACCAGCTGATTCCCATGTAGTCTGCTACACTCACCAGCAGGGTAATCTTACAATAAATGTTAGAAGGCTTCCCACAGTAAAGCTACCTGGAGAACGTGATGGAAAAATTTGGATGTGGCACCGGTGCCTGAGGTGTACACATATAGATGGAGTTCCACCAGCAACCCGCAGGGTGGTTATGTCTGATGCTGCTTGGGGCCTTTCTTTTGGGAAGTTCTTAGAACTTAGTTTCTCGAATCATGCAACTGCTAATCGTGTCGCAAGCTGTGGTCATTCTCTGCAAAGGGACTGTCTTCGGTACTATGGGTAATGTTATTTTGTTACTAGgacttttgttttttaattccaCTGTTGTGTTTTTTTGATACATGTcggtttatttatatttctttattttgtttataaaattatgaaatgtTGTCTTTTGTATAACAGCTTTGGGAGTATGGTAGCATTCTTCCGGTACTCTCCTATTGATATTCTCTCTGTCCGTTTGCCCCCATCAGTTCTTGAATTCATTCCTCATTCTCAACAGGACTGGCTAAAGAAAGAGACAGCCGAGGTAATTTAGACACATATTATGCGATATCATGTAACAATTAGACTGCATGTTATCTGtcacatttttaataatctaaTTCCTTTACTCTGCTACAGCTTTTAAGCAAGCAAACCACTTTGTACGAGGAAATATTGGGAGTGCTTCATAGGATTGAACAAAAAAGTACCTCTCTTGGACTTGAATCATCTGATAGAATTGAGTTACATAGTCACATCATTGAATTGAAGGACCAGCTAATAAAAGAGAGAGATGATTCTAATGTAAGCTCCAAGCAGATAACATATGTTTCTACATTGATATTGTCCACTGTTATTTGAGATAAATCTATGCTTTGAAATAATGTATTGAAAAAAGTATACTAATTTTTGCCTGCTTTAATGTTTTTTATGCAGTGTATACTCCAACCACCTAGCAAAGAGAGTTTAGAACTAGCTACAGTGACGATGGACATTTTTGAACTTAATCGCTTGAGACAATCGCTCCTGATCGTTTCACATGACTGGGATCAACGGCTTTGTTCATTGGATTCTCGCCTTAACTCTGAGACACGGCTTGGTCCCTCAGATCATGCTGGCCTAAAGAATTCAAGAAGTGTTTCATCTCTCAGCGATGTCACCCTTTCTCTTGACCATAATAATGTCGGTGTGTCTGAACAGATTTTAAATATACCAGATTTTCCCCAGGAAGATTTACCGTGCACGCATGACAAAGATCCTGAAGCTTCAGCAGTAAATTTTGGCGTTCGTGGAGTTTACATGTCGACATCATGTGAGATTAAGGATGAGTTGAAGACACATTCAGATGGAGAATCTACAGATAACAAGACATTATTAGAGCGTGCTCCCTCAGCGGCATCTGAATTGTCGGATAAAATTGACTCTGTGTGGAATGGTACAGCGGACTATAGTCCGCTGAAATTACCTTCGAGAAGATTATCATCGCCAGCAAGAGTTCAATCATTTGATTCTGCTATAAGATTCCAAGAAAGGGTTAAGAAGGGATTGCCTCCCTCC is a window from the Daucus carota subsp. sativus chromosome 8, DH1 v3.0, whole genome shotgun sequence genome containing:
- the LOC108199325 gene encoding putative 1-phosphatidylinositol-3-phosphate 5-kinase FAB1C produces the protein MGIPDHSILDLIHKVGSWIYWGSGDLDSCSSEYKMAKICCDCMMPVVESSGSNHCQRCGRILCENCVQSNGCIGVVSSGNSILDGSSEAGAVTNYCKFCSHISNKEKVGKKFIEKVYPSDSPRQSPEPPSPCSTGRCDECCHPDSARSIIHYSPSRSDDDDKEDSNKTFFSSFFDDTSDVDSSSISARHEFYSSKSVGSSPLDSPCRIQNFNRIGHPVEQEQVGTSRFQNGPSDQETSAVLEMPEMGTKNPENACQKENNLLTFQDRPLDLEKNGLIWFPPPAVDENDEKEDNFFAYEDDEDDIGESTAMFSSADIDNMLSEKDKDNDGQKDSLRAVVQGHFRALVLQLLLGEGIQVSKENNEDNWLDVVTEISWQAANFVRPDTSRGGSMDPVDYVKVKCIASGNPSESKFIKGVVCTKNIKHKRMISQYRNTRLLILDGALEYQRVPNQLASFDTLLQQEIDYLKMIVSRIEAHHPNVLLVEKGVSSYAQEYLLAKEISLVLNVKKPLLQRIARCTGASITPIDKLSVARLGHCELFRIEKVSENLEQVNQHQRKPSKTLMFFEGCPRRLGCTVLLKGSCREELKKVKHVVQYAVFAAYHLSLETSFLADEGASLPKPTLGSSISLLERTSVDSTISVIPTSVVPTSYSEVANITSFNDESTGLNLELEESESVLEPLNPQFISSPNSVEYRLGSSDVIDDHLTATAALEEYRPGVVDNYERRNLDEENTQMTSGHMQLQDLYCQKKLDEVLAIDASSEYHSAGDSHQSILVSFSSRCVLNGTVCERSRLLRIKFYGCFDKPLGRYLQDDLFDQTSCCKSCKEPADSHVVCYTHQQGNLTINVRRLPTVKLPGERDGKIWMWHRCLRCTHIDGVPPATRRVVMSDAAWGLSFGKFLELSFSNHATANRVASCGHSLQRDCLRYYGFGSMVAFFRYSPIDILSVRLPPSVLEFIPHSQQDWLKKETAELLSKQTTLYEEILGVLHRIEQKSTSLGLESSDRIELHSHIIELKDQLIKERDDSNCILQPPSKESLELATVTMDIFELNRLRQSLLIVSHDWDQRLCSLDSRLNSETRLGPSDHAGLKNSRSVSSLSDVTLSLDHNNVGVSEQILNIPDFPQEDLPCTHDKDPEASAVNFGVRGVYMSTSCEIKDELKTHSDGESTDNKTLLERAPSAASELSDKIDSVWNGTADYSPLKLPSRRLSSPARVQSFDSAIRFQERVKKGLPPSSMHLSAVRSFHASGEYVNMLRDPIPDLQRTSTQISPHEAQKFNLWNASPSFISSASLLPNGARLVLSSNGQTDLIIVVYDNEPTSAISYALSSREHKDWIADKSSGFEEAWNAAQLKREDSAASTIPAWQSFGSLDLDYIHYGSYGSEDVSTTIGTILTEPSSSPHFKISFEAESPNSGGRVKFSVTCYFPKQFDALRKKCGCNEVDLVHSLSRCQRWNAQGGKSNVYFAKSLDERFIVKQVTKTELVSFEEFAPEYFKYMKASVDSKSPTCLAKILGIFQVTVKHLKGGKETKMDLMVMENLFFRRNISRVYDLKGSARSRYNSDTTGENKVLLDMNLLEALRTKPMFLGSKAKRSLERAVWNDTSFLASVDVMDYSLLVGVDEERKELVLGIIDYMRQYTWDKHLETWVKSSGILGGAKNAAPTIVSPKLYKKRFRKAMTTYFLTVPDQWSA